One genomic window of Streptomyces sp. NBC_01276 includes the following:
- a CDS encoding protein kinase, with protein MAAHSTGERLRDEDPRDIAGYRLLARIGEGGMGTVYLSRSRGEQPVALKVIRREYGSDPGFRRRFEQEVRAARRVQGYHVVPVVDHDTTSEQPWLASMFVPGLSLHEILVAHGPLPLPAVLKLVGCTARALTAIHTAGIVHRDLKPSNILLSDQGPYVIDFGIARAADATQVTASGGIVGTPQFMSPEHALGEPVGPASDVFSLGLIAAVAATGRHPYGDGGALTLAAQIANTAVRPPRLDDYDDTLRSLIERCLSPDPVRRIGTEDLAALCERSAGHSLNDFTGWLPQPLAEELAARRRAALTPGPEPTVTGSGPHPPHGPTFAAAPTVAPSPPPYAPTVPAAPQRTRTGLVVGGAVMAVVLAVVLTWTVARSDGTADGAREQGDGKRSEQPTHAAVPGPTASPSPSDDSGYAVIFRDRPLTLRSPSGANIVTVDLDVPQVVQDSAGREIQLSEISGGRWEFSTPMGKSGGKTSQQCLQGAQADVLPKKIEAKELPATLPVGALICTVTTEHRLAMLEVTGITPGHGNLPDYTTRLTLWQQR; from the coding sequence ATGGCGGCGCACAGCACAGGTGAACGGTTGCGGGACGAGGATCCGCGGGACATCGCGGGATACCGGCTTCTCGCCCGAATCGGCGAGGGCGGCATGGGGACCGTCTACCTGTCCCGCTCCCGCGGCGAACAGCCCGTCGCGCTCAAGGTGATCCGGCGCGAGTACGGCAGCGATCCCGGCTTCCGGCGCCGCTTCGAGCAGGAGGTCCGGGCGGCCCGCCGGGTACAGGGTTACCACGTGGTCCCGGTCGTGGACCACGACACCACCAGCGAACAGCCGTGGCTGGCCTCGATGTTCGTTCCCGGTCTGTCCCTGCACGAGATCCTCGTCGCACACGGCCCGCTCCCGCTGCCCGCCGTCCTCAAGCTCGTCGGCTGTACCGCGCGAGCACTCACCGCGATCCACACCGCCGGCATCGTGCACCGGGATCTCAAGCCCAGCAACATCCTGCTGAGCGACCAGGGCCCGTACGTCATCGACTTCGGCATCGCCCGCGCCGCCGACGCCACCCAGGTCACCGCGTCCGGCGGCATCGTCGGCACCCCTCAGTTCATGTCCCCCGAGCACGCGCTGGGGGAGCCGGTCGGACCTGCCTCGGACGTCTTCTCGCTCGGCCTGATCGCCGCTGTCGCCGCCACCGGCCGCCACCCCTACGGTGACGGTGGCGCCCTCACGCTCGCCGCGCAGATCGCCAACACCGCCGTGCGGCCGCCCCGCCTCGACGACTATGACGACACACTGCGCTCGCTCATCGAGCGCTGCCTGTCCCCCGACCCGGTCCGCCGTATCGGCACAGAGGATCTGGCCGCCCTCTGCGAGCGGTCCGCCGGCCACTCCCTGAACGACTTCACGGGGTGGCTGCCACAGCCACTGGCCGAGGAGTTGGCCGCGCGCAGGCGTGCCGCACTCACGCCGGGTCCCGAGCCGACGGTCACCGGCTCAGGGCCGCACCCGCCCCACGGCCCCACCTTTGCCGCCGCCCCGACCGTTGCGCCGTCCCCGCCGCCGTACGCCCCGACGGTACCGGCCGCCCCGCAGCGTACGCGGACCGGCCTCGTCGTCGGCGGAGCCGTCATGGCCGTCGTCCTGGCCGTGGTCCTGACCTGGACGGTGGCGCGCTCCGACGGAACCGCGGACGGTGCGCGGGAGCAGGGCGACGGCAAACGGTCGGAGCAGCCGACCCACGCCGCCGTCCCTGGTCCGACGGCCTCCCCCTCACCCTCCGACGACTCCGGGTACGCCGTCATCTTCCGGGACCGCCCCCTTACGCTGCGCTCGCCGAGCGGGGCCAACATCGTGACGGTCGACCTCGACGTCCCTCAGGTGGTACAGGACTCCGCGGGCCGGGAGATCCAGCTCAGTGAGATCTCGGGCGGCAGGTGGGAGTTCTCCACGCCGATGGGCAAAAGCGGCGGAAAGACATCGCAGCAGTGCCTGCAGGGCGCCCAGGCCGATGTGCTGCCCAAGAAGATCGAAGCGAAGGAACTGCCCGCCACACTCCCCGTCGGGGCGCTGATCTGCACGGTGACGACCGAGCACCGGCTGGCGATGCTGGAGGTCACCGGCATCACCCCCGGCCACGGCAACCTGCCCGACTACACCACCCGGCTCACCCTCTGGCAGCAGCGGTAA
- a CDS encoding DUF4436 family protein has protein sequence MRGLRSVALEPGGRTGATDRAAGRYRHTRPVAVDRLRGRRGSHCGRHPRPGEGGRPRRSHPASAERGRVGARSAPGVARASPSPFPPRRSRHGTTPGPTPPTPLPYVAPAGPASDRGPDRGGRVRGVVAAVQRAAGDRHLEFTAHERLPTRDLQVAITGGAISDYPFDTYEKPPDWCGIAAAESGREAPPLGPSPREGSGRELPRSAAWA, from the coding sequence GTGCGCGGGCTGCGGTCCGTCGCCCTGGAGCCGGGGGGACGGACCGGGGCGACGGACCGGGCTGCCGGTCGGTACCGACACACCCGTCCGGTTGCGGTGGATCGCCTGCGCGGTCGACGAGGATCGCACTGCGGCCGGCACCCGCGTCCCGGGGAAGGCGGCCGTCCGCGACGCTCGCACCCGGCATCGGCGGAACGCGGCCGCGTGGGCGCGAGGTCCGCTCCCGGCGTCGCCCGAGCAAGCCCGTCGCCCTTCCCGCCTCGTCGGAGTCGCCATGGCACCACCCCCGGACCCACCCCGCCCACGCCGCTCCCGTACGTCGCTCCTGCCGGTCCTGCTTCCGATCGCGGTCCTGATCGTGGTGGCCGTGTCCGTGGGGTCGTGGCTGCAGTTCAGCGAGCGGCAGGCGATCGACACCTGGAGTTCACGGCGCACGAGCGGCTCCCGACCAGGGACCTGCAGGTCGCGATCACGGGTGGGGCGATCAGCGACTACCCGTTCGACACCTACGAGAAGCCACCGGACTGGTGCGGCATCGCGGCCGCCGAATCCGGCCGTGAGGCTCCGCCTCTGGGTCCGAGCCCGAGGGAGGGCTCAGGACGGGAACTCCCCCGGTCAGCCGCGTGGGCGTGA
- a CDS encoding O-methyltransferase: MEPTATTTGRSGARSCVSLTFDREMSTAEVEGLKRSLGARTALQVPAPVGAGYARARQIGFRKSCRPEVGALMSVLAAAVPTGGRILELGTGVGVGLAWIVHGLRSRADVDVVSVEIDPRKSALASGAGWPDRVTLVVGDAKEVVPSLGEFDLIFLDVPGQLKAALLDGAITALRPGGQLLMDDMNPYWGKGRTRLPLDGDEPGRVLEDSRVTCALLQYASGMILAARLPDEEPSGN; this comes from the coding sequence ATGGAGCCGACGGCCACCACCACGGGGAGGTCGGGCGCGCGGTCCTGCGTCAGCCTGACGTTCGACCGCGAGATGTCGACGGCCGAGGTCGAGGGCCTCAAGCGGAGCCTGGGCGCGCGAACCGCCCTGCAGGTACCGGCCCCGGTCGGCGCCGGCTACGCCCGGGCCCGTCAGATCGGATTCCGCAAATCCTGCCGCCCCGAGGTGGGCGCGCTGATGTCCGTCCTCGCGGCGGCCGTCCCCACCGGCGGGCGGATCCTCGAACTCGGCACGGGAGTCGGCGTCGGCCTCGCCTGGATCGTGCACGGGCTGCGCTCCCGCGCCGACGTCGACGTCGTCAGCGTGGAGATCGACCCGCGGAAGTCCGCCCTCGCCTCAGGCGCGGGCTGGCCCGACCGGGTGACGCTGGTGGTCGGCGACGCCAAGGAGGTCGTCCCGTCCCTGGGCGAGTTCGACCTGATCTTCCTCGACGTCCCCGGTCAGCTGAAGGCCGCCCTGCTCGACGGCGCCATCACCGCGCTGAGGCCCGGCGGGCAGCTCCTGATGGACGACATGAACCCGTACTGGGGCAAGGGCAGGACCCGCCTGCCCCTGGACGGGGACGAACCCGGACGGGTGCTGGAGGACTCCAGGGTCACCTGTGCCCTGCTCCAGTACGCGAGCGGGATGATCCTCGCCGCGCGCCTGCCCGACGAGGAGCCGTCCGGTAACTGA
- a CDS encoding GNAT family N-acetyltransferase produces MTSFWVGKRVRLRGIEPDDATAFMGFAVDEEGLGDLVSPPRSAEGYRVWARERATAAPDADRFQLAVEAVGTGETVGAVGSHQADARTGWFEYGVTIGAEHRRQGYAAEAAVLLLRFMFEENRYHKCQVRIFAHNEASLALHRRLGFVEEGRLRELAYLSGRYHDVVMMGMLADEFARLHPVTA; encoded by the coding sequence ATGACATCGTTTTGGGTGGGCAAGCGGGTGCGACTGCGCGGTATCGAGCCTGATGACGCCACGGCGTTCATGGGTTTCGCGGTGGACGAGGAGGGTCTGGGGGACCTGGTCAGCCCGCCCCGGTCCGCCGAGGGATACCGCGTCTGGGCCAGGGAACGGGCGACTGCCGCGCCCGATGCCGACCGCTTCCAGCTGGCAGTCGAAGCGGTCGGCACGGGGGAAACAGTGGGGGCCGTCGGCTCCCACCAGGCTGACGCGCGTACGGGCTGGTTCGAGTACGGCGTCACGATCGGTGCCGAGCACCGTCGTCAGGGCTACGCGGCAGAAGCCGCGGTCCTGCTGCTTCGCTTCATGTTCGAGGAGAACCGGTACCACAAGTGCCAAGTGCGGATATTCGCACACAACGAAGCATCACTGGCTCTCCACCGTCGGCTCGGCTTCGTGGAGGAGGGCCGACTGCGTGAGCTCGCGTACCTCTCCGGTCGGTACCACGACGTCGTGATGATGGGCATGCTCGCCGACGAGTTCGCGCGACTGCACCCCGTGACCGCCTGA
- a CDS encoding ATP-binding protein produces MSVRAVGWARSFPVNLGVREARRWCLAHLETLPWTGGAPDTVHSVLLTVSELVTNAHVHAHSSARLVLTWDGCCLHVSVADDDPELPAPRPASTRATSGRGLAIVDALADGWDAHAVHGGKAITACFHPPDERSPHACEARGS; encoded by the coding sequence GTGTCCGTACGAGCGGTGGGTTGGGCCCGGTCGTTTCCCGTCAACCTGGGTGTCCGTGAGGCCCGTCGGTGGTGTCTGGCGCATCTGGAGACCCTGCCGTGGACCGGCGGCGCCCCCGACACCGTCCACTCCGTCCTGCTCACGGTGTCGGAGCTGGTCACCAATGCGCACGTACACGCCCACAGCAGTGCCCGGCTCGTCCTGACCTGGGACGGCTGTTGTCTGCACGTCAGCGTGGCGGACGACGACCCGGAGCTGCCCGCGCCCAGGCCGGCCTCCACCCGGGCCACCTCCGGCCGGGGCCTGGCCATCGTCGACGCCCTCGCCGACGGGTGGGACGCGCACGCCGTCCACGGCGGCAAGGCGATCACGGCCTGCTTCCATCCGCCGGATGAGCGCTCCCCGCACGCGTGCGAGGCCCGGGGGTCGTGA
- a CDS encoding nitrate- and nitrite sensing domain-containing protein, which translates to MRLRTLLVCLAVVPTVAMGAQVTVTAQRLLAQSEHLRADVEAGRRIGVPLVSLMTELQAERAMTAARWAGSPVSDDILREKRAETDRAAGEFRRLPGTGGDDAAQGSGQGEGRLAAVGGRLDLLASYRKRADAHSGSAEQAVGYYTDVIDDIIRAYQDEFSHADDAELAQESRPAVALFSAAEMVAREDTALALAGPSRELAATAFSDFLDAVGTHRYLYETWIVPYLSPAEQASYDRLTGSDAWQTKLRIENAVVANHKDTPTGVKLPADVDGWPAAHRIVAPGLAALDLDRARSVLAHADEKASALEAEVYWLVGASGGALLLVTGVVVLTTRSVLRRLNRLHTRTVAIAEETLPDVVARLQRGEPVDPQALPVVRGRRDEVGQIADAFARVVAVSVDGHRQLAAERHGFGLFASGIASRTGNLVSRQLSLTEDLQDAFGHDEALLAQLMRSDQLTVGMRRQIENLLILAGGDIPDPHTEPMRVADLLREAAAEVEDFRRIERQALDEASVEPHAISQISHLLAELLDNATRFSPPRAKVVVRAELVPDGLSFEIEDRGPRVPASGYEAMNERLHSAPPYSVLAENAHRLGLFVVGHLADQLQARVTLRRSVYGGTAAVVILPSGLLAPAGGQAEPRPRRPERDPGPAAVLHPVRESVGEPVREPAPGPVREPVREPGADAPPAPAPLTPRPARSLPTRAAAAGGARPALPERVPQTHLTRQLRGPRAPEPEAGDRDAETPQEVADAWADYEEGTRKVEAELGTDRP; encoded by the coding sequence GTGCGCCTGCGTACGCTGCTGGTCTGCCTGGCCGTCGTCCCGACCGTGGCGATGGGGGCCCAGGTCACCGTGACCGCCCAGCGGTTGCTGGCCCAGTCGGAGCACCTGCGCGCAGACGTGGAGGCTGGCCGGCGGATCGGAGTACCGCTGGTCAGCCTGATGACCGAGCTCCAGGCCGAGCGGGCCATGACGGCGGCGCGGTGGGCGGGCTCACCCGTGTCCGACGACATCCTGCGCGAGAAGCGGGCCGAAACGGACCGGGCGGCAGGGGAGTTCCGGCGGCTCCCGGGTACGGGCGGCGACGACGCGGCGCAGGGCTCCGGGCAGGGCGAAGGGCGCCTCGCCGCCGTGGGCGGGCGGCTCGACCTGCTGGCCTCGTACCGCAAACGCGCGGACGCCCACAGCGGCAGTGCCGAACAGGCCGTCGGCTACTACACCGACGTGATCGACGACATCATCCGCGCCTACCAGGATGAATTCAGCCACGCGGACGACGCCGAACTCGCCCAGGAGAGCAGGCCCGCCGTGGCTCTGTTCTCGGCCGCCGAGATGGTTGCGCGCGAGGACACGGCCCTCGCCCTGGCCGGGCCGTCCCGTGAACTGGCGGCCACCGCCTTCTCCGACTTCCTCGACGCGGTCGGCACCCACCGGTACCTGTACGAGACCTGGATCGTGCCGTACCTCTCTCCCGCCGAACAGGCGTCGTACGACAGACTCACCGGCTCGGACGCCTGGCAGACCAAGCTCCGCATCGAGAACGCGGTCGTCGCCAACCACAAGGACACCCCGACCGGCGTGAAGCTGCCGGCCGACGTCGACGGCTGGCCCGCCGCACACCGCATCGTCGCGCCGGGACTCGCCGCACTCGACCTGGACCGGGCGCGGAGCGTGCTCGCGCACGCCGACGAGAAGGCTTCCGCGCTGGAGGCCGAGGTGTACTGGCTGGTCGGGGCCAGCGGCGGCGCCCTGCTGCTGGTCACCGGGGTCGTCGTCCTCACCACGCGGTCGGTCCTGCGCCGGCTGAACCGCCTGCACACCCGTACGGTCGCCATCGCCGAGGAGACGCTGCCCGACGTCGTGGCCCGGCTCCAGCGCGGGGAGCCCGTGGACCCGCAGGCACTGCCTGTCGTGCGCGGGCGCCGGGACGAGGTGGGGCAGATCGCCGACGCCTTCGCCCGGGTGGTCGCCGTGTCCGTCGACGGGCACCGGCAACTCGCGGCCGAGCGGCACGGCTTCGGCCTGTTCGCCTCGGGCATCGCCTCGCGCACCGGAAACCTCGTCAGCCGGCAGCTGAGCCTGACCGAGGACCTCCAGGACGCCTTCGGCCACGACGAAGCGCTCCTGGCCCAGTTGATGCGGTCCGACCAGTTGACGGTGGGGATGCGACGACAGATCGAGAACCTGCTCATCCTCGCCGGCGGCGACATCCCGGACCCGCACACCGAGCCCATGCGCGTCGCCGACCTGCTCCGCGAGGCCGCCGCCGAGGTCGAGGACTTTCGGCGGATCGAACGGCAGGCACTGGACGAGGCGAGCGTGGAGCCCCACGCGATCAGCCAGATCAGCCACCTGCTGGCGGAGCTGCTGGACAACGCGACCCGGTTCTCGCCGCCCCGCGCGAAGGTGGTCGTCCGCGCCGAACTCGTGCCGGACGGGCTGTCGTTCGAGATCGAGGACCGCGGGCCCCGCGTCCCGGCCTCCGGGTACGAGGCCATGAACGAGCGCCTGCACTCGGCGCCGCCGTACTCCGTCCTCGCGGAGAACGCGCACCGGCTGGGCCTCTTCGTCGTGGGCCACCTCGCCGACCAGCTCCAGGCCCGGGTCACGCTGCGGCGCTCGGTGTACGGGGGGACGGCTGCCGTGGTGATCCTGCCGAGCGGGCTGCTGGCGCCTGCCGGAGGGCAGGCGGAACCCCGGCCGAGGAGGCCCGAGCGGGATCCGGGTCCGGCGGCCGTGCTCCATCCCGTACGAGAATCCGTAGGCGAGCCCGTACGGGAACCCGCGCCCGGCCCCGTACGCGAGCCGGTACGCGAGCCCGGGGCCGACGCCCCGCCGGCCCCCGCCCCCCTGACGCCCCGGCCCGCACGGTCGCTGCCCACCCGCGCCGCGGCCGCCGGCGGTGCCCGGCCGGCCCTGCCCGAGCGCGTCCCGCAGACCCACCTCACCAGGCAACTCCGGGGCCCCCGCGCCCCGGAGCCGGAAGCCGGCGACCGGGACGCGGAGACACCCCAAGAGGTGGCCGACGCCTGGGCGGACTACGAAGAGGGGACCAGGAAAGTGGAAGCAGAGCTCGGAACGGATCGGCCATGA
- a CDS encoding roadblock/LC7 domain-containing protein, translating into MTTTASDMIYGILDNNLSRIAGIEGAVLLSNDGIKLSAYLLERDQAERIAAASSGVAATMKAISREIDGGRVIRQLVEMDDRYLCVVGCGEGSTLIVVTSRKARLGELGGEAVRTAQALGEWLGTPERTSAPTS; encoded by the coding sequence ATGACGACGACAGCCAGTGACATGATCTACGGCATCCTGGACAACAACCTGAGCCGGATCGCCGGCATCGAGGGAGCCGTGCTCCTGTCCAACGACGGGATCAAGCTCAGCGCCTACCTGCTGGAGCGGGACCAGGCGGAACGCATCGCGGCCGCTTCCTCCGGCGTGGCCGCCACGATGAAGGCGATATCCCGGGAGATCGACGGCGGCCGGGTCATCCGCCAGCTGGTGGAGATGGACGACCGGTACCTCTGCGTCGTCGGGTGCGGTGAAGGCAGCACTCTCATCGTGGTGACCTCCCGCAAGGCACGGCTCGGCGAACTGGGCGGCGAGGCCGTACGGACCGCCCAGGCGCTCGGCGAGTGGCTGGGAACACCCGAGCGCACGTCCGCACCGACGTCGTAA
- a CDS encoding DUF742 domain-containing protein translates to MPDEPQRRSPRRTRLYALTDGRTAAAPQTVLTMDTTIVAAVAGDDAHTGLATEWRAVLTMCAPPGGLAVAEIAARMHMRLTPMKLLLGELAERGLIHHRPPLDGAGTTNVHLLMKIRDNLARI, encoded by the coding sequence ATGCCGGACGAGCCGCAGCGCCGGAGCCCGCGCAGGACACGGCTGTACGCGCTGACCGACGGCCGCACGGCCGCCGCTCCGCAGACCGTCCTCACCATGGACACCACCATCGTGGCGGCGGTCGCCGGGGACGACGCCCACACCGGCCTGGCCACCGAATGGCGGGCCGTCCTCACCATGTGCGCGCCGCCGGGCGGACTGGCGGTCGCCGAGATCGCGGCCCGCATGCACATGCGCCTCACGCCGATGAAACTCCTGCTGGGCGAACTCGCGGAACGCGGGCTGATCCACCACCGGCCGCCGCTGGACGGCGCCGGGACCACCAATGTCCACCTGCTCATGAAAATCAGGGACAACCTTGCCCGGATATGA
- a CDS encoding ATP/GTP-binding protein, whose product MPGYDTPDAPAAQGASPVKILIAGGFGVGKTTLVEAVSEIEPLRTEERLTSAGIGVDDLDGIESKTLTTVAMDFGRITLADAGVVLYLFGTPGQERFWFMWDDLLNGALGALVLVDTRRLDRGFPAIDFFESRGLPFVVGANCFHGEQSYTAEEIAAALRLRDPATPVLLLDARSRREARDCLLALLDVVIAQAGAPAGRARA is encoded by the coding sequence TTGCCCGGATATGACACCCCCGACGCCCCCGCCGCCCAGGGAGCGTCCCCCGTCAAGATCCTCATCGCGGGGGGATTCGGAGTCGGCAAGACGACCCTGGTCGAGGCGGTCTCCGAGATCGAGCCGCTGCGTACGGAGGAGCGGCTCACGTCCGCGGGAATCGGTGTGGACGACCTCGACGGGATCGAGTCCAAGACGCTGACCACCGTCGCGATGGACTTCGGCCGGATCACCCTCGCCGACGCCGGAGTCGTCCTCTACCTGTTCGGCACACCGGGCCAGGAACGCTTCTGGTTCATGTGGGACGACCTGCTGAACGGCGCCCTGGGGGCGCTCGTGCTCGTCGACACGCGCCGCCTGGACCGGGGCTTCCCGGCGATCGACTTCTTCGAGAGCCGCGGTCTGCCCTTCGTGGTCGGCGCGAACTGCTTCCACGGCGAACAGTCCTACACCGCCGAGGAGATCGCCGCGGCGCTACGGCTGAGGGACCCCGCCACCCCCGTGCTCCTGCTGGACGCCCGCTCCCGCAGGGAAGCGCGCGACTGCCTGCTGGCCCTGCTCGACGTGGTCATCGCGCAGGCGGGAGCCCCGGCCGGACGCGCCCGCGCCTGA
- a CDS encoding aromatic acid exporter family protein: MPHVAHPPAPLLPRLLRQLLSRRRDPVVVQSVRSTGAAVVSYVIALRLSDEPAPLTAPLTALLVVQVTLYSTLTTGVRRVNSVVAGVLVAIGFSALVGLTWWSLGLVILASLVVGHLVRVDEFVPEVAISAMLVLGVTRVADTAWDRVLETLIGAVVGLAFNLLFAPPVWVEPASRAIDDLAARMATLMTGMADGLTGHATVAGAVTQLHEARRLDNDIAGVDAALRQAEDSLRMNPRVREGLMFRLVLRTGLDTLEICAVVLRVSARALTDLAKAREDEPLFSPAVTRSLQDLFGHMALAVHSFSRLITAQVTTNAEEQEERLTRELGMARESRDLLASLLLEQLRTAPAQWQLHGALLADVDRVLDELDVDKRSHRLMEELDRHSRLRRGRGGRLPGVLRRRG; the protein is encoded by the coding sequence ATGCCGCACGTCGCACATCCCCCCGCCCCTCTCCTCCCCCGCCTCCTGCGTCAGCTGCTGTCCAGGCGGCGGGACCCCGTAGTAGTGCAGAGCGTACGGTCCACCGGAGCCGCGGTGGTGTCGTACGTCATCGCGCTCCGGCTCAGCGACGAGCCCGCTCCGCTGACGGCCCCGCTCACGGCCCTCCTGGTGGTCCAGGTCACCCTGTACTCCACGCTCACCACCGGGGTGCGCCGGGTGAACTCGGTCGTGGCCGGGGTCCTGGTCGCGATCGGCTTCAGCGCGCTCGTGGGCCTGACCTGGTGGAGCCTGGGACTCGTCATCCTGGCCTCACTGGTGGTCGGGCACCTGGTCCGGGTGGACGAGTTCGTCCCGGAGGTGGCCATCAGCGCGATGCTGGTCCTCGGCGTCACCCGGGTGGCCGACACCGCCTGGGACAGAGTGCTGGAGACGCTGATCGGCGCGGTGGTCGGACTGGCCTTCAACCTGCTGTTCGCCCCGCCCGTCTGGGTGGAACCCGCCAGCCGGGCGATCGACGACCTCGCGGCCCGCATGGCCACGCTGATGACCGGAATGGCCGACGGGCTCACCGGGCACGCCACCGTCGCGGGAGCCGTGACCCAGCTGCACGAGGCACGCCGGCTCGACAACGACATCGCCGGGGTCGACGCCGCACTGCGCCAGGCGGAGGACAGCCTGCGCATGAACCCCCGCGTACGGGAAGGGCTGATGTTCCGGCTGGTCCTGCGCACGGGCCTGGACACCCTGGAGATCTGCGCCGTCGTGCTGCGCGTCTCGGCCCGGGCACTCACGGACCTGGCGAAGGCGCGCGAGGACGAGCCGCTGTTCTCACCCGCGGTGACCCGGTCCCTTCAGGACCTGTTCGGGCACATGGCGCTGGCCGTCCACAGCTTCTCCCGGCTGATCACCGCACAGGTCACCACGAACGCCGAGGAGCAGGAGGAACGGCTCACGCGGGAGCTGGGCATGGCACGGGAATCCCGGGACCTGCTGGCGAGCCTGCTGCTGGAGCAGCTGCGCACCGCGCCCGCGCAATGGCAGCTGCACGGCGCCCTGCTCGCCGATGTGGACCGCGTGCTGGACGAACTCGACGTGGACAAGCGGTCCCACCGGCTCATGGAGGAACTGGACCGCCACTCCCGGCTCCGGCGAGGGCGCGGCGGCCGGCTCCCCGGTGTGCTGCGCCGCCGCGGGTGA
- a CDS encoding TetR family transcriptional regulator gives MARDSSATKARILAAAFDEFAAYGIAGARVDRIADTAGANKRMIYVYYGNKEGLFDQVLLQAVEQGAESVPFDAGNLPRYAGAIFDHLTADPRLVRLVMWKRLERPEATALEAEAYARKAASLAAAQRDGRVDPTHDPADLLILVLGLAQAWYTTTSGGGGAEEHRSGHRAAVVDAVARLVEVRDRAPGNPAA, from the coding sequence ATGGCACGTGATTCCAGCGCAACGAAGGCCCGTATCCTCGCGGCCGCCTTCGACGAGTTCGCCGCGTACGGTATCGCCGGGGCCCGGGTCGACCGCATCGCCGACACGGCCGGGGCGAACAAGCGGATGATCTACGTCTACTACGGCAACAAGGAAGGCCTGTTCGACCAGGTGCTCCTGCAGGCCGTGGAGCAGGGCGCGGAATCGGTCCCCTTCGACGCGGGGAACCTGCCCCGCTACGCCGGCGCCATTTTCGACCACCTCACGGCCGACCCGCGGCTCGTGCGGCTGGTGATGTGGAAGCGGCTGGAGCGCCCGGAGGCCACCGCCCTGGAGGCGGAGGCGTACGCACGCAAGGCGGCCTCCCTGGCCGCGGCCCAGCGCGACGGGCGGGTCGACCCCACACACGACCCGGCCGACCTGCTCATCCTGGTCCTCGGCCTGGCCCAGGCCTGGTACACCACGACCAGTGGTGGCGGGGGCGCCGAAGAGCACCGCTCCGGCCATCGTGCGGCCGTGGTCGACGCCGTTGCCCGTCTGGTCGAGGTCCGCGACCGCGCCCCGGGCAACCCGGCCGCCTGA
- a CDS encoding aldo/keto reductase produces MELRALGSQGLQVGAEGLGCMGMSAFYGATDETESLATIDRALELGVTLLDTAEGYGPFVNEQLVGKAIAGRRDQVVIATKTGIEIDDDGAVRGHNGRRSYIHRAADRSLRHLGTDHIDLYYLHRVDPDVPIEESIGAMAELVTAGKVRYLGISEAAAATIRRAHAVHPLTAVQTEYSLFERGLEDNGVQATLDELGIGLVAYSPLGRGFLSGAITSPDDFAEDDFRRTDPRFQGENFARNLAVVDAVRRLAEAKKVTPSQLALAWVLRRGAVPIPGTKRRGYLEENIAATGVTITDEDIAAIEAVAPRGIASGDRYAAEYMHNLNG; encoded by the coding sequence ATGGAACTGCGCGCACTCGGCTCCCAGGGTCTGCAGGTCGGCGCCGAAGGCCTCGGCTGCATGGGCATGAGCGCCTTCTACGGGGCCACCGACGAAACCGAATCGCTCGCCACCATCGACCGGGCGCTGGAGCTGGGCGTCACCCTGCTGGACACCGCCGAGGGCTACGGCCCCTTCGTCAACGAGCAGCTGGTCGGCAAGGCCATCGCCGGTCGCCGCGACCAGGTGGTCATCGCCACCAAGACCGGCATCGAGATCGACGACGACGGCGCCGTCCGGGGCCACAACGGCCGCCGCTCCTACATCCACCGTGCCGCCGACCGCTCGCTGCGCCACCTGGGCACCGACCACATCGACCTGTACTACCTGCACCGCGTCGACCCGGACGTGCCGATCGAGGAGAGCATCGGCGCCATGGCGGAGCTGGTCACGGCGGGCAAGGTCCGCTACCTCGGCATCAGCGAGGCCGCCGCCGCCACCATCCGGCGCGCGCACGCCGTCCACCCCCTGACGGCCGTGCAGACCGAGTACTCCCTGTTCGAGCGGGGCCTGGAGGACAACGGGGTGCAGGCCACCCTCGACGAACTCGGCATCGGCCTGGTCGCCTACTCCCCGCTGGGCCGCGGCTTCCTGTCCGGCGCCATCACCAGCCCCGACGACTTCGCCGAGGACGACTTCCGCCGGACGGACCCCCGCTTCCAGGGGGAGAACTTCGCCCGCAACCTCGCGGTCGTCGACGCCGTACGGCGCCTCGCGGAGGCCAAGAAGGTCACCCCCTCCCAGCTGGCCCTCGCCTGGGTGCTGCGCCGGGGCGCGGTGCCGATCCCGGGGACGAAGCGGCGCGGCTACCTGGAGGAGAACATCGCCGCCACCGGCGTGACGATCACCGATGAGGACATCGCCGCGATCGAAGCCGTCGCCCCCCGGGGCATCGCCTCCGGCGACCGCTACGCCGCGGAGTACATGCACAACCTCAACGGCTGA